The region CGCGTCAGTGACTGGGCAACCATCATGCAAAAGGCCTACGACGACCTAAACCGGCAACTGGACCGCCATCCTGACGCCGAAACCGCCATCGACCCTTACGCCGCCGAGAACCCGGCAGAGTTCTTCGCCGTCACCAGCGAATACTTCTTCAGCGCGCCGGATTTGCTGCACGAGGCTTATCCACAGGTCTATGAGCAGTTGAAGCTTTTCTACCGGCAGGACCCTTTGAACAGACTGCGGCAACTTCAGGCGAATGACCCGGTCTATCAGGCACACGACTAAGGTCTACAAGACCTCTGGTGCGTGGCATCGGTGGCGGAATATGCCTATAATCGCCGCCACTTTTTGGTCAATCCGACCAAGTGATTTTGGTCAACTAACGGGGGCACCGCCCAATGAGCTACAGCAAGATTCCGGCTGGCAAAGACCTGCCGAACGACATCTACGTCGCGATCGAGATTCCGGCCAACCACGCGCCGATCAAATACGAAATCGACAAAGACAGCGATTGCCTGTTCGTTGACCGTTTCATGGCCACCCCGATGTTCTACCCGGCCAACTACGGTTTCATCCCGAACACCCTGGCGGACGACGGTGACCCCCTCGACGTACTGGTCGTGACCCCTTACCCGGTTGCCCCTGGTTCGGTCATCCGCGCTCGTCCAATCGGCATTCTGCACATGACCGACGACGGCGGCGGCGATGCCAAAGTCATCGCAGTCCCACACGACAAGCTATCGCAGCTGTACGTCGACGTGAAAGAGTGCAGCGATCTGCCACCTCTGCTGATTCAGCAGATCGAGCACTTCTTCGCGAACTACAAAGACCTCGAAAAAGGCAAATGGGTGAAGATCGAAGGTTGGGGCGACTCAGAAGCCGCTCGCACCGAGATCATGAAGTCGGTTGCAGCCTACAAAGGCTAAGACGCCATGGCGTATTGCGCCTTTGACGACTTGAAAAACCCCGGTTAGTCCGGGGTTTTTTGTGGGTGCTTATAAAGGCGTACTTAAACGGCATGTTTAAAAAGCTCTAAGCATTGTTTTAATCTGTTTAATTGTTACCCAGCACGTCTTACATAAAGACTTAAAATTCCGGCGTAATTTGAACAGTTGGTTTATTCAAACCCTTAAACCACGCCCGTAAACTCGTGTTTATGAAAAAGAACACTAGCGGCCCACGGTTTAAAGCACTGCTCCAAGCGGCGAACATCACGACGACAGGATTTGCAGTCTTCTGGAACACAGAAGCACAAAACATCCACAACTGGTACACCCGCGGTGTGCCCGCCTATCGCATGGAAGAAGTGGCGAGAATACTGTCCGTGAGCAGCGATTGGCTCAAAACCGGCGAGGGTCCGAAAGACTCGACGCTTCTGCGCGTGTTCGACGAATCCGGTAACACCTTCGACGCCCAGGCCATCCGTGGCGTCTACACCGTCATCGAGGCCATCGACGTCGAACTTTCCTACTACAAGGAAGTAGCGCGCCCCCACACTGACAAGACCCATGTCGTCGAAGACTCCGAGCAATCCATCCGACTACCACGTAGTCACCTCGACTCCCTGGAAATAAATCCACGCGATGCGATATGCACCCGGATGATTGGCAACAGCATGGCCGAGAAAATTGAAGACGGCTCCACGCTGGCCATTGATCGCGGGCTGACCCAAGTCATCGATGGAGAAATATATGCGATCGAACATGACGGGATGCTACGCATCAAATACTTGCACCGCATGCCCGGCAATGCCCTGCGATTACGCAGTCACAACAACGCTGAATACCCGGACGAAATATTCAGCGCCAAACTTATCGAAGAGCAAAACATCAAAATATTGGGATGGGTATTCTGGTGGTCAACACTTAACAAGCGACGCCCGCTGGTGCCGTTCCTGTGATCACTCGGGCGCAGCACTTTTCACAAGATCGGTACATGCGCCAGCGATTGGGCAAAGTGACGTAAAAACGTGCAGCCAACGCTCTAAACTGCACGTCCCACTGGGAATCTCCCAAAAAAATCAGTATGCTGCGCCCCACATTTGCGCATCAACCCGCTTCGCGGCGAAGAATCGCACCGACAAGGCAGATCACTTTCTAGCCAAGTCCCACAGCCGGACGCAAGATCCGGGTGTACGTTTTGAAGGCCGGCGCGGTTTACCAAAAATAAACCAAGCCAGTCCCCGAGAAGCCGGCCACAAGCCGGCTTTTTAATTGTCCGAAATCACCCGAGAGCCCACCTGATAGCTCCGCTATTAAAGGTGATTCAGGCGTCCCCCTTTCCAATAGCGTTCAACGCCATTTGGCCCCATGTTAACGCCGACTGCGCCCCCCAAGAATTGTCCTCCACCCTCCCAGACGATCACGCTTCACGGATAACTAAACGACCTAACCAGCGTCAACTCCCCCACCGCCCGCATCGGCACCACGAACGTTTCCATTTTCTCGTTCGGTGTTCCCTCTTCCGTAATCACCGTCACTTGCGCCGTGGTCAGCGGCTGCACCGCATCCGTCTGCCCGTCTTCATCACTGCGATAGCCGCCGCCGAAGTAGTTCACATAGATCAGGTATTGGCCTTTGATCGGCGCAGGCATGGAGAAGATTTCCGGGCCATAGCCGGTGGTGACATCGACGTCGAGTGCAGCGCCGTTGGGCGCCACCCGGTTGCCGTACCAGATGTGCGCACCGTCGGGGGTGATGAGGTGTAAGTCGAGGTCCGTGTTGTCGCTATCCCACGACAGCAGCACCCGCAGTTTGGCCGGTGTGGCGCCGCCACTGGCGTGGAGAAACTGTGTTCGATGGCGCTGTTGGCCGTCAGGGCTGCGTACTTCGACGCTGTTGCTGCCGCTGGGAAATGAATACGGGCGATCAAAGTGCCCGGCGGGGTCGATTTTTAGCGGCATGCTGATGCCGTTGACGATCAGTCGGCCGGGGTCGTTGGACTTGGGTGTGGCTTTGATCTGGCCGCTGATACGCGCGGTGTTGGCCTGACCGAGCGGTGTGTTCACCGAGGAGGCTGGGTAGTTGACCGTCTGGCGGTAGTTTTCGCCTTCGCCCTCGACAGCCCCCGTGCGCCAGCCGCCGACGGGGGTGTCGAGTTTGACGGCGGCGTCGGCGGCGAAGGACGTCGGCAACACGCAGAAGGTGCAGAGGAACAGGAAGACCTGTGGATAACTGAGTTTCATGGCCTATTCCAGCAAGAGGTGGCGGGCGAGCCCTTCGATGTAGATTTCATCCTGGCCGTTGGGGTGTGCGTCGAAGGCCAGGTGCAGGTATTCGTGGGTCAGGTCGAGTCGGTCTTGCAGCGACAGCACGCCGCGCACGTAAATGCGCTGGCGCTCACGGTCAACGTAGGGACGGCCGAAGGCCAGGCGGCAGACGGCGAAGGTGCTGACTTCGTTGTAGCCGACCTCATTTTCGAGGCGTTGGCGCCAGCCGCGACGCTGGTTGAGCAGCCAGTCTTGCGCGGCGGGCAATGCTTCGCAGGAGGCTACCGGATTGTCCCAACGGCTGAGGCTGGCGCGCGGGTAGGCGTGCAACAAAATGGCGTCGTAGCGTTGGCCGGCATTGGCTTGTTCGACGGCTTGTTGCCAGGAGAGTTTGTCCAGACCGGGCTGGTCGGAGTGGTAGGTGACGGTACTGCCGGCCAGGACGAGGTCACTGGTCCACGCCGCGATGTAGCGCGATTGTGCGGTGGCCGGGCGCGGGGCGACGCGTTGGCGGCTGCTGCTGTCGTCGATGCTCAGGCAGTCGCCGTTGCGGGTGGCGTTTTGCAGCAGGTAGGTTCTGATCGCGATGGCCAGTGCTTTGGCGGCCTCAACAGGTTCGGATTTGGCTTCCCGTTGCAGGACGCGGGCGACGTATTCTTCGCGGTCCAGACGCGCAACGAGTTTGTCTTTCAGCAGAAAGAGTTCGCCGTCGCTGTGGATATCCAGTTGATTGCCGCTGGCGAATTCGACGCGATAGTCGCCTTGCAACGGCCCGGAGTCAGCAACCCGATCCCCGGCCAAAACGCGGCTGATCGGATAACGTGAAAACAGTCCGACCTCAACACAACGCCCGACATCCGCAGGCCAATCCGCCGGCAACACCGACGCCAACGCCTCCCCGTAATTGCGCAGCACCTGTTGACTGGTCCCGCGCCCACCGGCCCAGATCGGCGCGCCATCCACCGTCCAACCGGCGAACCCGCCCTGACGCGACGTTGGGTCCTGATCGCCCAACCAGCTCCAGGTTTTGACCCGCAACCGGCCACCCATTTCACCCACGAGATTGCCGTCAGCGGCGTTCAACACCACGTCCAGCAGCACTCGCCGCGCCTGATCCTGCGCCGGCATCACGGCCAGCACCTTAAGCAATTCGGCCACGGGAACTCGCGTCGAAGGCTGCAATGACTGCACGTTCAGCAGCCACTCCGGCGCCTGTCGAGCCTGCCAATACGTGCGCCAATCAGCATTAACAATGCCCAGCCGCGCTGGCTCAAAGTACAACCCGCAAGATTTGACCAACGCCTCATCCCGCTCAATTTTGCCGCCGGCCGTGCAGCAATAAACTTCCTCCTTCGATTGCCCACGACACTCATACGCCGGTTCACGGGCGCCGGTGTCCGCCAACCAAGCGTAGACAAACAACTTCCACACACTGCCCAGCGGCGTTTGTAAATCCGTCGGTAACAGCTCACGGGATATCAACTGAGTGCGGCCCAACGACAACAACTCACCTTTAAAGCCTAGCCGCAGCGGCTCGTCCTGCGCTGTCGCCAGCGCAGGGATCAAACACAGCAGCAACCAGACCCGTAGCCAGCTCATGTCAGTGGACCGTGGCTTGGCCGAGGGCCGGCTTCTGTTCCTGCGCCTGGTGCTGTGGCGCATAGACCTGAGTGAAACGCACCGGCGGTAGATTGAATTGACCTTTCTGCGAGAAACGCACCAAGTGACGCACACGCAACTCACCGCTCAAGGCGTCCACCGGAATCGCGTAAGCCATTTGCCCCGGTTCAAAACGCGCTTTCTCCAGCGCGGTCGGTTCAGTACCGGCCTTGCCCATCAACTTGATGCCCCACGTGGTGCGCTCAACGTCGGCGCCCGGTGGCAGCGGCACTTCGATCATGCCGTAGCGCAGCGGCTTCGGCGCTTTGCTGGTGATGATCACTTCGTCCAGGTACAGGCTATCGCTCGACAGCGGCTTGTCACCGACGGCTTCAAGTTTGAAGGCGAACGCTTCGTCACCCGGCACCAGACGCGACAAGCGACGGGTGATGGTCACGGCCATCGGGTCGATTGCCGGTTGTTGGGTCTGATAGCTCAGCGTCGCGCGCAACGGGCGCTCTTGCGTCCCCGTCACCGACAACAGGGCAGGCACGGGCGCAGCACCCTGCCACGTCCAGTACACCTCACCGCTATCACCGTATTTTTTCTTCCAGCCGTCACCCGGCGCCAAGGCGATGGTGGGCGAGGCCTGCTCGATGCTACGTTGCAACCAGGTCAGCGCCAAGGCGCGTTCCAGGGTCGATTGCTGTGGCAACAAACGTTGCAACAACGCTTGCGCGTGAGCCTGATCGAAGGCTTGCAGCGACAGGTTCAAGGCTTCGGCAAACGGCTGCGAACTCACGGCCAATCGTTGTTGCGCATCCGCCAATTGACGGTTGAACGCATCTGGCAGAGCCACTTTCGACTGCTTGGCCAAAGAAGCGGTCAACGCACGCGCCGCCGCCAACCCCAGCGCTGAATCGGGATCGCTCATGACGATGCTGTCTTCACCATCGTCCATCAGGTTTGCGGCATTGCCATCGCCAGCCTTCGCCAGGTCATCCATCAAACCGCTGAGCAAGGTGTTCACCGGCAACTGCATAGACTTGGCAAACGAAAGGGTCAGCGCACGCTGCAACAGTGGCGTGGTCTTCGCCTGTTTCGCGTACACCTCCAACACCCGCTGCCAATGCTCCGGCGGCAGGCTCAACGACAAAGCTTTGCTGGCGTACCAGTCGGCGTAATAGGCGTATGCGGTCAGGAACGCGTCCGGTTCACCGTCCTGGCCCCACCAAGTAAAACTCGCCGAAGGACCGGCCATTTGCACCAGTCGCAGCCGGCTGTTTTGCAGGATTAGGCGCAAGCGGTCGCGTACCTGTGGGTTCGACGACAGCGACGGATAGGCGATGCTCAGCGGCAGCAGACGGCTGGCGGTTTGTTCAACGCCACCATAGGGGTAGCCCAACAAATCGTCGAGGGCCGAGCGCAATAGCGCTTGCGGGCTGTCATCCAGGCGCAGGCGAATATCCGTGGCGTCGACCGGCAGCGTCAGCGGCGTTTCACCGCTGACCACGTTCAGGCTTTGGCTGCGCGTCACTTGCCAACCCTCACCGCTCGCGGCCAGGCGCACAGCCAAGGCATCGACCGTTTTGCCGTCCTGCACCAACTCGGCGGTCCACTCGCCATTGGTCAACGCAAACGCCGGCAGTGCGATGTAGTTGATGCCGTTGTTCAGAGTCACCGGCACCCGCTGATCGGCGGCGCCGTAATGAATCACCAGCTCAGCCTTGACCGGTTTCTCGGCCTGACTGAACGCAAACACACCGAGATCCGGTTTGTCACCGGTACGGAATTTGGTCGGACCGCTCCACTTCAGGTACAGCGGTTTTTCCGAACGAACGAATTGTTTTTTCTGCCCAACCTGACCGTCATCGGCGATGGCACGGGCGGTGATGCGCCAGCGGGTCAGCGAGTCCGGCATTTTGAAGGTGAAGCGGGTTTTGCCGTTGGCGTCGGTCACCAATTCAGGCTGCCATGCAGCGGTATCGACGTCCTCACGGCGCGGCCGCTCCAACACTTTCACTCCACGCTCGCTGCGGTTGGCTTTGCCCGGCGCGCCTGGGCTGCCCGGTAACGCAACGTCATAACTGATGAACGACAAACTCGCGCTGGTACGCACGTTATTGCGGCGCGGGTGATAGAAGAATTGGTCGATGCTCGGCGCGACTTCCGGTTGCAGCGCGTAGATCATTTCGTCGACCACGCTGACCGTCAGGTGCGCCGGGATTGGCTTGCCGGCGAACTGCGTGGTCAGGTCCACCGACACGGTATCGCCTGGCTGATAAGCCTCTTTGTCAGTGGCAATCGCCACGTCGATTTGCGGCGTAATCACCTTGATGCCGGCGTTCTGAAAGCTGTACTGACCGCCCTTGGTGTACAACACCGAGAACGTCAGGTTCGGTGCGAAGTTATCCTTCACCGCAATGCGCGCGCGGTATTGGGTGTCGCTGAGTTTTTCCATCTTCAGCCAATCGCCGCCCTTGGACAGCAGCGCCGTAGCCTCGACCTTGTCCCGCTCCAGCGACAACAGCGCATCGCTGACAGGTTCTGGGAAGGTGATCAATGCAAGCGCTTCGTCGCCAGCCTTGTACTCGGGTTTATCGAGGACAATTTCCACGGTGCCCGGCACGGCTTTGACGCCATCACCCGTGACCGAATGACCAGTGGCGCCGACCACGCGGCCATGTTCATCCTTCAGGGTCAGGTTATAAGTGCCAGGACGCTCGAACGCCAGGCTGAAGCCTTGGTCTTTGGCGCTGAGCTTGCCATCGCCGGTGCTCTGGTCTTCCAGACGGACCCAGTTGTAGCTGCTCGCAGTGACGGCTTTACTTTGCTCGCTGCCACCTTCGTTGGCGTAGCTGAACGCAACCTTGTCGCCCACGGCGCTAAAGCGCTGCGGTGCGCTCAAACGAAAGCTGGCGGCACCACGGTCGATCAGGATTTCCTTGGTGGTCTTGACCCGATACGCCGCGCCGTCGCTGGCAAAAACCGTGAGCATGTAACGGCTCGGTTTGTCGGCGGCCGGCAAGTCGAGGGTCGCGTTGCCCTTGGAATCGGTGGTCAACTCGGTGCTGCTCAGCTCAATCGGAAATTGCCCGAGGTATTGCAGTTCGTTGTCGACCATCGACAGTTGCTGGGCGCGCAGGCCCAAGGTCAACTTGGCGCCGACCACCGGTTTGCCGTCCGGGTACAGCAGCACCAGGCTGCCCTTCACCGGCTCGCCCGTGTGGTAATCCTGCTTGGCGAGGTTCAACGAGATTTCGAAGTGCGGCTTGATGTATTCAGCGACGCGAAAGGCGCTGCTGTAGGCCTGATCCTTGTAGCTGAACCGCAGCTCATAACCGCCCGCCACCGCGTTTTCCGGCAATTGGAAACGACCCTGGGTGCCGGCCTTGGAATCGAGCTTCAGCGCCAACGACTGTAGCGCAGAGCCGGTTGCATCGAGCACCGTCACGTTGACATCGGCCGCGCTCGGCACTACCGAATCCCGAGCGTTCTTGAACTCGCGACCGACGATTTTCAGCGACACCCAATCCCCCGGCCGGTACAGCGGCCGGTCGGTGAAGGCATAGAGTTTGGTGTCGTAGATTTCGCTGTCGTAATAGAAGTTCTCGGAGACAAAAACACCACCCTCTTCGTCTTCGCCGATCACGAACGAACGTTCGGGGCTGACGTGTTTCAGTCGCAGTAAACCATCGGCATCCGTCGCACCACTGCTCATCACGCCCAGGCCATCGGTCCACAGCACGTTGACCTTGGGCACCGAACTGCCTTCGTGTTTACGCGCCGCCCAGACCACCAGCTCATCGCCGGCAATTTTGCTTACGGCCACGGTATTGGAAACGAAGACCATGGTGGTCGCGCGGTACTTGCCGATCAGCGCTTCGACCAAATACAAACCCGGTTTCAGATGACCCAACGGGATGTACACATTGCCCGGAGCAACACTGACAAATTCGCTGGAAGAACCGGCCAGGTTCACACCGGCCGGCGGCTGGATCGGTTTGGCTTCCCACAGTGGATAACGGAATTGGCTGACCACTGGCAGGCCCGGAATCAGCGCGAATTGCGGCTGAGCGTCGTAGGGCGTTGGCGCAGAGATCGCGCTGCCCATCTTCAGCTCAGGCACTTCCTCGGTGACTTGTTTGCGCGACTCGTAGGAAAACGCCCGTTGCATCACACGACGGGATTTGCGGTACCAGTTGTCCCACAGGTACGCGAGGGTATTCGACAGGCCTTCGCCCTTGAACTGGCCGTCGCTGACCACACGGTGCAGGTTCTTCTGGCGCTTGAGGAAATCCAGCGGCTTGTCGATGCGATAGACGCGAATGTCAGCGCCACCGTAAGGCTCCATGCGGAACCGGCGATAGTCGCGGCCCGGCGCTTCGAGGCGCACCATCGCCTGTTCGTCACTGGCGAAACTGCTATCGGCCAACAGGAAAAAGCTTTCACCGGCCACCGGCGTGTAGCCGCTGGGCTCGACGGTGTCTTCGGCATTGACCGTGGCGAACGGAATCAGCAACGCCAGCAATAAAGGAATTCGAGAGCAAATGCGCAGCATGCGGGCACCGGTCATTGGGAGAGAAAGTTCAGTCGATAGACGCCGATGAAGTTGGGGTTGGCTGCGTCGGGTATCCATCGGGTGTCCTTCCATGTCATGAGTTGCTGCAGGCTCGCGGATCGCATGCCGTTGTCAGTGGGGGTGGTCGTGCCGGTGTGATAGGCGATGTAGCGGCCCATCCAGATCATCAGGTGCTGGTCGTCGCCCTGATCGAAAAACATCAGGTCGCCGGGCCGGGCTTGCGCCAGGTCTCGGCCGACCAGGTGGCTGTTGAACTGAATCAATTTGATCGCGTTGACGTAAGGCCCGACCTTACCGCCACCCTGTTGCCATTGCTGGGCGAGGCCGCGCTGGGCTTCGCTCAGTTGCAGTTCCGGTGGCAGGTAACGGTTGGACAGGCCATTGCTGCGCAGCCATTTGTCGTCATGCACTTTCAGGGCTTCGTTGGCGGCAAAACGAACCAGCCCGGCGCAGTCCTGTTGATACCAGCGCGGGCTCGGGCCCTGGGTCAGCTGCTCTTGGGCGATGCGCACAAACCAGGCGCGAAACACCTGGGATTGCTGCACGTCCAGCGGCGGCGGCTCATTGGCAAACGCCCGACTACCGAGCAGCATCGCCAGCAGGCCGAGGCCTCGGATAAGCGCGATCACAGGGCTTTCCATTCCAGCGGCAGCCACTGCCAATGGCCGTTCGGCTCGCTGCCCTTGGGCAGGGTCAGCGCGTATTTGCCGTAGCCGCCGAGCGTGCGCAGTTTCGGGATCAAGTAGGTTTGCGCGGCGTTGTAGAACACCGGTTCCATGTCTTGCGGCAGGCTGTCGAGGGTTTCCTGTTGCATCAACTGCGCCATGGAATCCGGGCCGAAGTAGACCGGCATCAGCAAGTCGTTGGGCAACACATCGGCCAGCGGCGGGAAGTGTCTGTCGAGGGTGCCGAGGGCTTTGTCCAACAGTTTGTCGTCGAGGGAGAACAGCAGCGTCGAACCGTGACGGGCCAGGCTGACTTTCATGAACGCCTTGCCGGTGACCGCATCAGGATTCTCGGCGTCCTTGGCCGCATACGGGCCAAAGTTGGAGCTGACCTGACGCTGCCACTGATGGGTTTCGCCTTCTTGCTTCTCGACCACCGGGAACGCGTGCTCGTCGACCTTGCCTTCATAGGCACCCACCATCGAGCCAAACAGGCTACCCAGGTCGCCGTCGAGTTTGGCGCTGTCCTTGTCGTTCAGACTGACCACCAGCAGTGGCGTGTACAGCCGCGAATCGGCGTACCAGCACAGGCCAGCGGCACCGGCCACATGTTCGGTCAGGGCCTCGGCGATTTTTTCTTCGGCGCCCAGTTTTACCAGCAGCGGTTTCTGTTGCTCAGCAGCCAGCGGCAAGGCTACGCAGGCACTGGCCCCCATGGGCATGGCTTGCCAGATCGGTTTGAAATCGAAATCCGGCTGGTTATCCAGTTCGTCCATGGCCAGGTAGCTGCGCCAGCCCTTGTCGTCCATGTCGAAACGCAGGCCGGCGAAGTTCGGGATAAAGCGCTGATAACCCATGGCCAACACGCTGGAGTTGACCGACAGGCGCTGCTTCACTTCCGGCGCGCGGGGTTGCAGGCCGAAGGCTTCCGGGAACAGTTTGTCGCCGTTGAGCAGCGCGGCGATGGCGTTGGTCGATACGCTGCCCGGCTCCTCAGTGGCGCCATTGTCCGGATCGTAGAGTTTGGCCGGGTTCGACAGCACCACCAGTTTGTCGCCATGGGAGGCGAACAGCAGCGATTTGGTGGCGTTGTAGACCAGTTGATAGAGCGCCACATCGTCGG is a window of Pseudomonas sp. DC1.2 DNA encoding:
- a CDS encoding alpha-2-macroglobulin, producing MTGARMLRICSRIPLLLALLIPFATVNAEDTVEPSGYTPVAGESFFLLADSSFASDEQAMVRLEAPGRDYRRFRMEPYGGADIRVYRIDKPLDFLKRQKNLHRVVSDGQFKGEGLSNTLAYLWDNWYRKSRRVMQRAFSYESRKQVTEEVPELKMGSAISAPTPYDAQPQFALIPGLPVVSQFRYPLWEAKPIQPPAGVNLAGSSSEFVSVAPGNVYIPLGHLKPGLYLVEALIGKYRATTMVFVSNTVAVSKIAGDELVVWAARKHEGSSVPKVNVLWTDGLGVMSSGATDADGLLRLKHVSPERSFVIGEDEEGGVFVSENFYYDSEIYDTKLYAFTDRPLYRPGDWVSLKIVGREFKNARDSVVPSAADVNVTVLDATGSALQSLALKLDSKAGTQGRFQLPENAVAGGYELRFSYKDQAYSSAFRVAEYIKPHFEISLNLAKQDYHTGEPVKGSLVLLYPDGKPVVGAKLTLGLRAQQLSMVDNELQYLGQFPIELSSTELTTDSKGNATLDLPAADKPSRYMLTVFASDGAAYRVKTTKEILIDRGAASFRLSAPQRFSAVGDKVAFSYANEGGSEQSKAVTASSYNWVRLEDQSTGDGKLSAKDQGFSLAFERPGTYNLTLKDEHGRVVGATGHSVTGDGVKAVPGTVEIVLDKPEYKAGDEALALITFPEPVSDALLSLERDKVEATALLSKGGDWLKMEKLSDTQYRARIAVKDNFAPNLTFSVLYTKGGQYSFQNAGIKVITPQIDVAIATDKEAYQPGDTVSVDLTTQFAGKPIPAHLTVSVVDEMIYALQPEVAPSIDQFFYHPRRNNVRTSASLSFISYDVALPGSPGAPGKANRSERGVKVLERPRREDVDTAAWQPELVTDANGKTRFTFKMPDSLTRWRITARAIADDGQVGQKKQFVRSEKPLYLKWSGPTKFRTGDKPDLGVFAFSQAEKPVKAELVIHYGAADQRVPVTLNNGINYIALPAFALTNGEWTAELVQDGKTVDALAVRLAASGEGWQVTRSQSLNVVSGETPLTLPVDATDIRLRLDDSPQALLRSALDDLLGYPYGGVEQTASRLLPLSIAYPSLSSNPQVRDRLRLILQNSRLRLVQMAGPSASFTWWGQDGEPDAFLTAYAYYADWYASKALSLSLPPEHWQRVLEVYAKQAKTTPLLQRALTLSFAKSMQLPVNTLLSGLMDDLAKAGDGNAANLMDDGEDSIVMSDPDSALGLAAARALTASLAKQSKVALPDAFNRQLADAQQRLAVSSQPFAEALNLSLQAFDQAHAQALLQRLLPQQSTLERALALTWLQRSIEQASPTIALAPGDGWKKKYGDSGEVYWTWQGAAPVPALLSVTGTQERPLRATLSYQTQQPAIDPMAVTITRRLSRLVPGDEAFAFKLEAVGDKPLSSDSLYLDEVIITSKAPKPLRYGMIEVPLPPGADVERTTWGIKLMGKAGTEPTALEKARFEPGQMAYAIPVDALSGELRVRHLVRFSQKGQFNLPPVRFTQVYAPQHQAQEQKPALGQATVH
- a CDS encoding DUF2300 domain-containing protein → MSWLRVWLLLCLIPALATAQDEPLRLGFKGELLSLGRTQLISRELLPTDLQTPLGSVWKLFVYAWLADTGAREPAYECRGQSKEEVYCCTAGGKIERDEALVKSCGLYFEPARLGIVNADWRTYWQARQAPEWLLNVQSLQPSTRVPVAELLKVLAVMPAQDQARRVLLDVVLNAADGNLVGEMGGRLRVKTWSWLGDQDPTSRQGGFAGWTVDGAPIWAGGRGTSQQVLRNYGEALASVLPADWPADVGRCVEVGLFSRYPISRVLAGDRVADSGPLQGDYRVEFASGNQLDIHSDGELFLLKDKLVARLDREEYVARVLQREAKSEPVEAAKALAIAIRTYLLQNATRNGDCLSIDDSSSRQRVAPRPATAQSRYIAAWTSDLVLAGSTVTYHSDQPGLDKLSWQQAVEQANAGQRYDAILLHAYPRASLSRWDNPVASCEALPAAQDWLLNQRRGWRQRLENEVGYNEVSTFAVCRLAFGRPYVDRERQRIYVRGVLSLQDRLDLTHEYLHLAFDAHPNGQDEIYIEGLARHLLLE
- the ppa gene encoding inorganic diphosphatase translates to MSYSKIPAGKDLPNDIYVAIEIPANHAPIKYEIDKDSDCLFVDRFMATPMFYPANYGFIPNTLADDGDPLDVLVVTPYPVAPGSVIRARPIGILHMTDDGGGDAKVIAVPHDKLSQLYVDVKECSDLPPLLIQQIEHFFANYKDLEKGKWVKIEGWGDSEAARTEIMKSVAAYKG
- a CDS encoding helix-turn-helix transcriptional regulator, whose translation is MKKNTSGPRFKALLQAANITTTGFAVFWNTEAQNIHNWYTRGVPAYRMEEVARILSVSSDWLKTGEGPKDSTLLRVFDESGNTFDAQAIRGVYTVIEAIDVELSYYKEVARPHTDKTHVVEDSEQSIRLPRSHLDSLEINPRDAICTRMIGNSMAEKIEDGSTLAIDRGLTQVIDGEIYAIEHDGMLRIKYLHRMPGNALRLRSHNNAEYPDEIFSAKLIEEQNIKILGWVFWWSTLNKRRPLVPFL
- a CDS encoding DUF2138 domain-containing protein, with translation MSDNTISPAVPPAADVPVAKSSRRWPAVLIGLCLVAGVAGGLGWLMHKPKVPAAALASDKLGMSRPDGLLETHSLSQLPKDLLAVPFLKATLTEDFVFYYETHADRLGLIGSLRRIIYEHDLKLQDSLIEQLFDQPADVALWRGADGRLKDFLLVMDRGGLAKVLEPLAKVALDDTQLTKVGDVKVGTDDVALYQLVYNATKSLLFASHGDKLVVLSNPAKLYDPDNGATEEPGSVSTNAIAALLNGDKLFPEAFGLQPRAPEVKQRLSVNSSVLAMGYQRFIPNFAGLRFDMDDKGWRSYLAMDELDNQPDFDFKPIWQAMPMGASACVALPLAAEQQKPLLVKLGAEEKIAEALTEHVAGAAGLCWYADSRLYTPLLVVSLNDKDSAKLDGDLGSLFGSMVGAYEGKVDEHAFPVVEKQEGETHQWQRQVSSNFGPYAAKDAENPDAVTGKAFMKVSLARHGSTLLFSLDDKLLDKALGTLDRHFPPLADVLPNDLLMPVYFGPDSMAQLMQQETLDSLPQDMEPVFYNAAQTYLIPKLRTLGGYGKYALTLPKGSEPNGHWQWLPLEWKAL
- a CDS encoding YfaP family protein gives rise to the protein MKLSYPQVFLFLCTFCVLPTSFAADAAVKLDTPVGGWRTGAVEGEGENYRQTVNYPASSVNTPLGQANTARISGQIKATPKSNDPGRLIVNGISMPLKIDPAGHFDRPYSFPSGSNSVEVRSPDGQQRHRTQFLHASGGATPAKLRVLLSWDSDNTDLDLHLITPDGAHIWYGNRVAPNGAALDVDVTTGYGPEIFSMPAPIKGQYLIYVNYFGGGYRSDEDGQTDAVQPLTTAQVTVITEEGTPNEKMETFVVPMRAVGELTLVRSFSYP
- a CDS encoding DUF1175 domain-containing protein, producing MESPVIALIRGLGLLAMLLGSRAFANEPPPLDVQQSQVFRAWFVRIAQEQLTQGPSPRWYQQDCAGLVRFAANEALKVHDDKWLRSNGLSNRYLPPELQLSEAQRGLAQQWQQGGGKVGPYVNAIKLIQFNSHLVGRDLAQARPGDLMFFDQGDDQHLMIWMGRYIAYHTGTTTPTDNGMRSASLQQLMTWKDTRWIPDAANPNFIGVYRLNFLSQ